One region of Populus trichocarpa isolate Nisqually-1 chromosome 4, P.trichocarpa_v4.1, whole genome shotgun sequence genomic DNA includes:
- the LOC18098225 gene encoding SNF1-related protein kinase regulatory subunit beta-3 — protein MSNQYSEDHGEATVVGFEVPRSPDSSYNNVYPGNEDEVRDPPSVPQHLQHSLLSYPVSADTSETLPLPQNVILNHLYIENREAPRSVVALGFTHRFHSKFVTVVLYKPVQRRGSTST, from the exons ATGAGCAACCAATATAGCGAAGATCAT GGAGAAGCAACTGTTGTGGGATTTGAAGTTCCTAGATCACCTGATTCAAGTTACAACAATGTCTACCCTGGGAATGAAGATGAGGTACGGGACCCACCTTCAGTACCTCAACACCTGCAACACTCCTTGCTTAGCTACCCAGTAAGTGCAGACACTTCTGAAACCCTTCCACTGCCACAGAATGTGATTCTCAACCATCTTTACATTGAGAACCGGGAGGCCCCACGATCTGTGGTGGCTCTAGGGTTCACTCATCGCTTCCATTCAAAATTTGTCACTGTTGTGCTATACAAACCTGTTCAAAGGAGGGGAAGTACCAGCACTTAG